One part of the Xiphophorus hellerii strain 12219 chromosome 17, Xiphophorus_hellerii-4.1, whole genome shotgun sequence genome encodes these proteins:
- the LOC116736807 gene encoding serine/threonine-protein kinase 38-like, translating into MAMTGGTAAALPMSNHTRERVTVAKLTLENFYSTLLTQHEEREMRQKKLEKAMEEEGLPDEEKVMRRSQHARKETEFLRLKRTRLGLDDFESLKVIGRGAFGEVRLVQKKDTGHIYAMKILRKADMLEKEQVAHIRAERDILVEADSAWVVKMFYSFQDKRNLYLIMEFLPGGDMMTLLMKKDTLSEEATQFYIAETVLAIDSIHQLGFIHRDIKPDNLLLDSRGHVKLSDFGLCTGLKKAHRTEFYRNLTHNPPSDFSFQNMNSKRKAETWKKNRRQLAYSTVGTPDYIAPEVFMQTGYNKLCDWWSLGVIMYEMLIGYPPFCSETPQETYRKVMNWKETLVFPPEVPISEKAKDLILRYCTDAENRIGAVSVEEIKSHPFFESVDWEHIRERPAAISIEIKSIDDTSNFDDFPESDILQPANATEPDFKSKDWVFLNYTYKRFEGLTQRGTIPTYMKAGKA; encoded by the exons ATGGCCATGACGGGAGGGACGGCAGCTGCCCTTCCCATGAGCAACCACACCCGGGAGAGGGTGACCGTGGCCAAGCTGACACTGGAGAACTTCTACAGCACCCTGCTCACGCAGCACGAGGAGCGGGAGATGAG GCAGAAGAAGCTGGAGAAGGCCATGGAAGAGGAGGGTTTGCCTGACGAGGAG AAAGTGATGCGGCGCTCGCAACACGCCCGTAAGGAGACGGAGTTTCTGCGTCTGAAGAGGACGCGGCTCGGCTTGGACGACTTCGAATCTCTAAAGGTTATCGGAAGGGGAGCTTTTGGAGAG GTCCGTTTGGTGCAGAAGAAGGACACAGGACACATTTACGCCATGAAGATCCTGAGGAAAGCAGACATGCTGGAGAAAGAGCAG GTGGCTCATATCCGCGCGGAGAGGGACATCCTGGTGGAGGCGGACAGCGCCTGGGTGGTCAAGATGTTCTACAGCTTCCAGGACAAGAGGAACCTCTACCTCATCATGGAGTTCCTGCCTGGAG GCGACATGATGACGCTGCTCATGAAGAAGGACACCCTGTCGGAAGAGGCCACGCAGTTCTACATCGCAGAGACGGTCCTCGCCATCGACTCCATCCACCAGCTGGGCTTCATCCACAGAGACATCAAACCTGACAACCTGCTACTGGACTCCAGG GGTCACGTGAAGTTGTCTGACTTTGGGCTGTGCACCGGACTGAAGAAGGCTCATCGCACGGAGTTTTACAGGAACCTGACGCACAACCCACCCAGTGATTTCT CTTTCCAGAACATGAACTCAAAGAGGAAAGCAGAAACCTGGAAGAAGAACAGGAGACAGCTG GCTTATTCCACTGTGGGAACGCCAGACTATATCGCTCCTGAAGTGTTCATGCAGACAGGGTACAACAAGCTCTGTGATTGGTGGTCTCTGGGTGTCATCATGTATGAAATGCTCATCG GTTACCCGCCTTTCTGCTCGGAGACGCCACAGGAGACCTACAGGAAGGTCATGAACTGGAAGGAAACGCTCGTCTTCCCACCTGAAGTCCCCATCTCAGAGAAGGCCAAAGACTTGATTTTAAG GTATTGCACTGATGCGGAGAACAGAATCGGAGCTGTGAGCGTAGAGGAGATCAAGAGTCATCCATTCTTTGAGTCAGTGGACTGGGAACACATCAG GGAGCGACCGGCAGCCATTTCTATCGAAATCAAAAGTATTGATGACACTTCAAACTTTGACGACTTCCCTGAATCAGACATCCTTCAGCCAG CCAATGCAACAGAGCCTGACTTCAAATCAAAGGACTGGGTGTTCCTGAACTACACGTACAAACGGTTCGAGGGCCTGACTCAGCGAGGCACCATCCCCACGTACATGAAGGCAGGAAAGGCCTGA